From Enterococcus wangshanyuanii, the proteins below share one genomic window:
- a CDS encoding MogA/MoaB family molybdenum cofactor biosynthesis protein, with product MGIITLSDKGAQGLRQDESGDLIEKMLKDQFEIIDRILIPDEKETLKQTLIDCCSTCELILTTGGTGLGVRDITPETTMSIADKEIPGISEGMRMLSIKKTPFGMLSRGVAVQRDKTLIINLPGSPKAVDEILTYIQPILSHALDILTDRKTEH from the coding sequence GTGGGCATCATCACGCTCAGTGACAAAGGGGCGCAAGGACTGCGACAAGATGAGTCCGGGGATTTAATAGAAAAAATGCTGAAAGATCAATTTGAAATCATTGATCGAATCCTTATTCCAGATGAAAAAGAAACGTTGAAGCAAACCTTGATCGATTGTTGTTCGACATGTGAGTTGATTTTGACGACTGGCGGAACGGGATTGGGCGTGAGAGATATCACACCCGAAACGACAATGAGTATTGCAGATAAAGAAATTCCCGGAATCAGTGAAGGGATGCGTATGCTTAGTATCAAAAAAACACCGTTTGGTATGTTAAGCCGCGGCGTAGCAGTTCAACGAGATAAGACATTGATCATCAATCTACCAGGGAGTCCGAAAGCAGTGGACGAGATTTTAACTTATATTCAGCCGATTCTATCACATGCGCTAGATATTTTAACGGACCGTAAAACAGAGCACTAA
- a CDS encoding M60 family metallopeptidase — translation MKKWIPVCLLFSLAILGNSETYAEESNETKEATAETQSKTLQTSERKEVRKVFLGRGNAANEQKRQLRTLRYSSLEASGLYGKKGDMLHVNVSDQDSLELVIGTPARNTEKRVRLNRGENVIAVENDGAIYITNPNDSGSALVTISGATGSMPYFDLNATSVSDFQKQMEEQTDAADVQLVSNKAMITVSYARAKKYLKDPKQLMEYFDKFLLAQDRVSGISDTGNPLNYTDRHFQHFIEVSKMYMYATNEYLGFNGDAAISRLLQTNNGWGIWHESGHQRQQSPWKWGSVTESTVNIYSMAAEKEVTGKIGALDKHYPQMHSYLNSKDKDFEKQSNELKMVFFGQLSNTFGDQFYPILHQYYRENQLSYSTDAERIQNFMTTVSTITGYDMTPYFEQWGFSIDDATREKNEQLNKLPEQIWLNDNKTNKKLPMRLFNAISLSDYRINIALTTYQNDIFEGQKMVLIKNDQYIAELTNKKPAYSYLNQNTWARNIQLEATDVIRIETRNADGTFQLYRGSIVTDQLKKQLTEYLHLGGEIIKTIDQAKLDDLRGKINTVTDTIIKEELLSLLETLEERYLDYLIDDITLNEQGVLQVDFFDNRFKAYNKIVILGNNKYIAEVAKGNPYYSSLSGNSLRMANKMDQDSFAVQFRLPHKTYTVTEIKKSELLLKNEINALVTADNQLDPSVTQEKLDSLRAQVGQTTGRVKETLTQKLNAAQQLFFESMIAEINLDNNKVTVTFANDLFKNYKIVIIENSKYLAEVTNGKPYYGQLINNVFVTSKTSTAENSYELEIRHSSGNYRIKK, via the coding sequence ATGAAAAAATGGATACCTGTTTGTCTGCTATTTTCTCTGGCCATTTTAGGAAACAGCGAAACATATGCAGAAGAGTCAAACGAAACAAAAGAAGCAACAGCTGAAACTCAATCAAAAACGTTGCAGACTTCTGAGCGAAAAGAAGTACGTAAAGTGTTTTTAGGTCGAGGAAACGCTGCAAATGAACAAAAACGACAGCTACGAACACTACGCTATTCTAGCTTAGAAGCTTCGGGATTATATGGAAAAAAAGGCGATATGTTACACGTCAATGTGAGCGATCAAGATTCTCTTGAATTAGTGATAGGAACACCTGCACGTAACACAGAAAAACGTGTTCGTTTAAACCGTGGGGAAAATGTCATTGCTGTAGAAAATGACGGGGCTATCTACATCACAAATCCAAATGATAGCGGCAGCGCATTAGTAACGATTTCAGGAGCAACAGGCTCGATGCCTTATTTTGATTTAAACGCGACGAGTGTCAGTGACTTTCAAAAACAAATGGAAGAACAAACAGATGCTGCTGACGTACAGCTAGTGAGTAATAAAGCAATGATCACTGTTAGCTATGCCCGAGCAAAAAAATATCTTAAAGATCCTAAACAGCTGATGGAGTATTTTGACAAATTTTTATTAGCACAAGATCGTGTTTCGGGAATTAGTGATACTGGCAATCCTCTGAATTATACTGATCGACATTTTCAACATTTTATTGAAGTATCTAAAATGTATATGTATGCAACGAATGAATATCTGGGCTTTAATGGCGATGCAGCAATAAGTAGATTACTGCAAACCAATAATGGTTGGGGGATTTGGCATGAAAGTGGCCATCAGAGACAACAAAGTCCTTGGAAATGGGGATCAGTAACAGAATCCACTGTAAATATCTATTCAATGGCTGCTGAAAAAGAAGTCACTGGAAAAATAGGTGCTCTAGATAAACATTATCCGCAAATGCATTCCTATCTAAATTCAAAAGACAAAGACTTTGAAAAACAAAGCAACGAGTTAAAAATGGTCTTTTTTGGACAATTATCAAACACATTTGGTGATCAGTTTTATCCTATTTTACACCAATATTATCGTGAAAATCAGCTGTCTTATTCAACTGACGCTGAGCGCATACAGAATTTTATGACAACTGTTTCCACAATCACTGGTTATGATATGACACCTTATTTTGAGCAATGGGGATTTAGCATCGATGACGCCACAAGAGAAAAAAATGAACAATTGAATAAATTACCAGAGCAGATTTGGTTAAATGATAATAAGACAAATAAAAAATTACCTATGCGTTTGTTTAATGCGATTTCTCTTTCTGATTATAGAATAAATATTGCTCTTACAACTTATCAAAATGATATTTTTGAAGGGCAAAAAATGGTATTAATCAAAAATGATCAGTATATTGCAGAACTGACGAATAAAAAACCTGCCTACAGCTATTTAAACCAAAATACCTGGGCAAGAAATATTCAATTGGAAGCAACCGATGTTATCCGTATCGAAACAAGAAATGCAGATGGCACATTCCAACTTTACAGAGGTTCTATCGTCACTGATCAGTTAAAAAAACAGCTTACTGAATACCTTCATTTAGGCGGCGAAATAATTAAGACGATTGATCAAGCTAAGTTGGATGATCTGAGAGGGAAAATAAATACTGTTACAGATACTATAATCAAAGAGGAACTGTTATCCTTGTTAGAAACTTTAGAGGAAAGATATTTAGACTATTTGATTGATGATATCACTTTAAATGAACAGGGTGTTCTTCAGGTCGATTTCTTTGATAATAGATTTAAAGCTTATAATAAAATCGTCATCTTAGGCAATAATAAATATATTGCAGAAGTTGCTAAAGGAAATCCGTATTACAGTAGTTTATCTGGAAACAGCTTACGTATGGCTAATAAGATGGATCAAGACAGTTTCGCCGTACAATTCCGTCTTCCACATAAAACTTACACTGTAACAGAAATCAAGAAATCAGAGCTTCTATTAAAAAATGAAATAAACGCATTGGTCACTGCAGACAATCAGCTGGATCCAAGTGTCACACAAGAAAAACTAGACAGCTTACGTGCCCAAGTCGGACAAACGACGGGCAGAGTAAAAGAAACATTGACTCAAAAACTTAACGCGGCACAACAATTGTTTTTTGAATCAATGATTGCTGAAATAAACTTGGACAATAATAAAGTGACGGTTACTTTTGCAAATGATCTTTTCAAAAATTACAAAATTGTTATCATTGAAAATAGTAAATATTTGGCAGAAGTAACAAACGGAAAACCTTATTACGGGCAATTAATCAATAATGTATTTGTTACCAGCAAAACTAGCACAGCAGAAAATTCTTATGAGCTAGAGATAAGACATTCCAGCGGCAATTACAGAATCAAAAAATAG
- a CDS encoding complex I 51 kDa subunit family protein, with the protein MIKRNQPVLLERVNKMKHATDVAEYERYQGFEGLKKAIEMDKETILDELDIAHLRGRGGAAFPLGKKWRHLYGSKGDTKYIVCNADEGEPGTFKDKALLEHDPLSVIEGMVIAGYLFSAKAGYIYMRGEYRRIQKIFQEALDHAEAAGFLGDDILGIEGFNYKITIISGAGAYVCGENSALLNSIEGKTGRPRVKPPHLADVGLYLKPTLVNNVESFAGIPVILREGGQAYRDLGTEDGGGTKLICLSGHVKNRGLYEVNLGTPLHEIIYSEEYGGGSSTGNPLKFIHFGGQSGPIGAVKNLDDCIYSYEGLWEKNLSIGSGAIVVMDDQVSIVDYLVQVAGFFAHESCGKCTPCRLGTTRILELLTKFNKKQAESGDLERLEHMLTHVTNLSACGLGQSVANPMRSGLDYFPEEFEAGLKEAAIPVKGGLW; encoded by the coding sequence ATGATCAAACGAAATCAACCTGTTTTGCTGGAACGAGTCAACAAGATGAAACATGCGACGGATGTGGCAGAATATGAACGTTATCAAGGCTTTGAAGGACTGAAAAAGGCAATAGAAATGGATAAAGAAACCATTTTAGATGAACTGGATATTGCTCATTTACGCGGCAGAGGCGGAGCTGCTTTTCCTTTAGGCAAAAAGTGGCGACACTTGTACGGCTCCAAAGGAGATACAAAATATATCGTATGTAATGCTGACGAAGGTGAGCCGGGAACATTTAAAGATAAAGCATTGCTGGAACATGATCCACTTAGCGTGATCGAAGGAATGGTTATTGCAGGATACTTATTTTCTGCTAAGGCTGGCTATATCTATATGCGGGGAGAGTATCGACGCATTCAAAAGATTTTTCAAGAAGCATTGGATCATGCAGAAGCAGCAGGTTTTTTAGGTGATGATATCTTAGGTATCGAAGGCTTCAATTATAAAATTACGATTATTTCAGGAGCAGGGGCTTATGTATGTGGTGAAAATTCAGCTCTACTAAATTCAATTGAAGGTAAAACGGGGCGACCAAGAGTAAAACCGCCTCATTTAGCAGATGTGGGGTTGTATTTAAAACCTACATTAGTCAATAATGTTGAATCTTTTGCGGGGATTCCTGTGATTTTGCGAGAAGGCGGACAGGCCTATCGTGATTTAGGCACCGAAGATGGCGGTGGAACAAAATTGATTTGTTTATCTGGTCATGTGAAAAATCGAGGATTGTATGAAGTAAACTTAGGGACTCCTTTACATGAAATCATCTATTCAGAAGAGTATGGGGGCGGATCATCTACAGGGAATCCATTGAAATTTATTCATTTTGGCGGACAATCTGGACCGATCGGTGCTGTTAAAAATTTAGATGACTGTATCTATTCATACGAAGGGCTCTGGGAGAAGAATTTGTCGATCGGCTCAGGGGCTATCGTTGTTATGGATGATCAGGTCAGTATTGTTGATTACTTGGTACAAGTAGCAGGCTTTTTTGCACATGAATCTTGTGGAAAATGCACGCCCTGTCGTTTAGGAACAACGAGAATCTTAGAATTATTGACGAAATTCAATAAGAAACAGGCGGAATCAGGTGATCTTGAACGTCTTGAACATATGCTGACACATGTCACGAATCTTTCAGCGTGCGGCTTAGGTCAATCTGTAGCGAATCCGATGAGAAGCGGTTTAGACTATTTTCCAGAAGAATTTGAAGCTGGACTGAAAGAAGCTGCTATACCAGTTAAAGGGGGGCTTTGGTAA
- the moaC gene encoding cyclic pyranopterin monophosphate synthase MoaC: MVNNLQFTHINEQGQAQMVDVGGKPSTERTARAYGEIHMKKETAEAIKNQNVKKGEVLQVARIAGIMAAKKTFELIPLCHVLALTKCEIDFQWKSKEILAVECLAKTVGITGVEMEALTGLNVTLLTIYDMCKALDREMMMTNIGLLEKSGGKSGVFKRDRS, encoded by the coding sequence ATGGTCAATAACTTGCAGTTCACTCATATCAATGAGCAAGGGCAAGCACAAATGGTGGATGTTGGAGGAAAGCCTTCAACTGAAAGAACTGCGCGTGCTTATGGTGAGATCCATATGAAAAAAGAGACAGCTGAAGCAATTAAAAATCAGAACGTAAAAAAAGGAGAAGTACTTCAAGTAGCTAGAATTGCAGGAATCATGGCAGCGAAAAAGACGTTTGAGCTGATTCCGCTTTGTCATGTGCTTGCATTAACGAAATGTGAAATTGATTTTCAATGGAAATCAAAAGAGATTTTAGCTGTTGAATGTTTAGCTAAAACTGTTGGTATTACAGGTGTTGAGATGGAAGCATTAACTGGGCTTAATGTTACTCTGTTGACGATCTATGATATGTGCAAAGCGTTAGATCGTGAAATGATGATGACTAATATCGGTTTACTGGAAAAATCAGGCGGAAAAAGTGGTGTTTTCAAAAGAGATAGAAGTTAA
- the fdhF gene encoding formate dehydrogenase subunit alpha, translating into METIIKTQTVTMSIDGQQVTVPKGTTVLEAAKTLGIDIPTLCHLKELAPDGSCRMCVVEVEGGRKGGLNTACTAHCQEGMVVHTGSPRVNDSRRFILDLLLSNHKLECFSCGKNGDCKLQDYCMEYGIDDTTFTEGKRMPCHQEDTSNPFFTYDPEKCIMCRKCSRVCQLRQGRDVISIAKRGFDTKMTPSYEASFDQSLCESCGNCVSVCPTGALVAKERKTHRAWETKKIPTTCPHCGTGCQMNLVVKGNKLVGVEPINGAANKNLLCVKGKFACYKFVGSGDRLTEPLIKRNGVFEPATWDEALTLVADKFKQIKANDGPDALAGFSCSRSINEDNYVFQKMVRAAFGTNNVDNCARVCHSASVHGLAHTLGSGAMTNPIADITTDVDVILLVGSNPEEAHPVIGAQIRQAMQRGTKVIVVDPRKIDLVKNSELHLQIQAGTNVAFANGMMHVILKEGLADRKFIEEKTEGFEALEQLVAEYTPEKVAEICHIEADDLIKAARLYATAEKAPIIYCLGVTEHSTGTEGVMSMSNMAMLVGKIGKPGCGVNPLRGQNNVQGACDMGCMPFDFPGYQKVANPEVIEKFEKAWNVKLNRTVGMTSTQVLPEASEGKVKGLYIFGEDPIVTDPDTNHVRHALESLEFLVVQELFMTETAAYADVVLPGISYAEKDGTFTNTERRVQRVRKAVEPKGSARQDFEIFCEVMTRLGYPCHYDSAKEIMEEIAAVTPTFGGITYERLEETGGLQWPCRTLDDPGTPIMHVGNFTRGKGLFMAIPYKKARELPDEQYPYLMSTGRMLYHYNTRAMTGRTEGINQIAGRSYIEINSVDAGRLGIQEGDKVKVRSRRGTIETYAAVGNRVFPQEVFMTFHFPDGNVNELTNAVFDDIAIIPEYKVCAVDIVPIK; encoded by the coding sequence ATGGAAACGATAATCAAAACACAAACAGTGACCATGTCTATCGATGGGCAACAGGTTACTGTACCGAAGGGAACAACAGTATTAGAAGCTGCAAAGACGCTTGGTATCGATATTCCTACATTGTGTCACTTAAAAGAACTGGCTCCGGATGGCTCTTGCCGCATGTGTGTGGTAGAGGTTGAAGGCGGAAGAAAAGGTGGACTGAATACGGCTTGTACAGCACATTGCCAAGAAGGTATGGTAGTTCATACAGGATCACCAAGAGTCAATGATTCCCGTCGTTTCATCTTAGATCTATTATTGAGCAATCATAAGTTAGAATGCTTTTCTTGCGGGAAAAACGGCGATTGTAAATTACAGGACTACTGTATGGAATACGGTATTGATGATACTACCTTTACAGAAGGAAAAAGAATGCCGTGTCACCAAGAGGACACCAGTAACCCTTTCTTTACCTATGATCCTGAAAAATGCATCATGTGCCGTAAGTGTTCGAGAGTGTGCCAATTACGTCAAGGTAGAGATGTGATCAGTATTGCTAAACGCGGATTTGATACAAAAATGACACCAAGCTATGAAGCTTCCTTTGATCAATCTTTATGTGAATCTTGTGGAAATTGCGTGTCAGTTTGTCCAACAGGTGCATTAGTGGCGAAAGAGCGCAAAACCCATAGAGCATGGGAAACGAAAAAAATTCCAACGACCTGCCCGCATTGTGGAACTGGGTGCCAAATGAATTTAGTAGTCAAAGGAAACAAGCTGGTTGGTGTTGAACCGATCAATGGTGCAGCAAATAAAAATCTTTTATGCGTAAAAGGGAAATTTGCTTGCTACAAATTTGTCGGCTCAGGGGATCGATTGACTGAACCTTTGATCAAGCGTAATGGTGTTTTTGAACCTGCGACTTGGGATGAAGCATTGACTTTAGTGGCAGATAAATTCAAACAAATCAAAGCGAATGACGGACCAGATGCTCTTGCAGGTTTTTCTTGCTCCCGCTCGATCAATGAAGATAATTATGTGTTTCAAAAAATGGTTCGAGCAGCGTTTGGTACGAATAATGTCGATAACTGCGCCCGAGTGTGTCACTCAGCCTCTGTTCACGGGTTAGCACATACCTTAGGTTCTGGTGCAATGACAAATCCAATTGCCGATATTACGACAGATGTCGATGTGATTTTACTCGTGGGCTCTAATCCAGAAGAAGCTCATCCTGTGATCGGCGCTCAAATTCGTCAAGCGATGCAGCGTGGTACCAAAGTGATCGTTGTTGATCCAAGAAAGATCGATCTAGTTAAAAACAGTGAATTACATTTGCAGATCCAAGCAGGGACCAATGTCGCTTTTGCAAACGGTATGATGCATGTGATCTTGAAAGAAGGCTTAGCAGATCGTAAATTTATCGAGGAAAAAACAGAAGGTTTTGAAGCATTAGAGCAACTAGTCGCAGAATACACACCGGAAAAAGTAGCCGAAATTTGTCATATCGAAGCAGATGATCTAATCAAAGCAGCCAGACTATATGCTACAGCTGAAAAAGCACCGATTATTTACTGTTTAGGTGTAACTGAGCATTCTACCGGAACCGAAGGCGTTATGAGTATGTCTAATATGGCAATGTTAGTCGGAAAAATCGGGAAGCCCGGCTGTGGTGTCAATCCTTTACGTGGTCAAAACAATGTACAAGGAGCTTGTGATATGGGCTGTATGCCATTTGATTTCCCTGGGTATCAAAAAGTCGCGAATCCGGAAGTCATCGAAAAATTTGAAAAAGCTTGGAATGTTAAGCTGAATCGAACTGTCGGAATGACCTCTACTCAAGTATTGCCGGAAGCTTCTGAAGGGAAAGTAAAGGGATTGTATATCTTTGGTGAAGATCCGATCGTGACAGATCCTGATACGAATCATGTTCGCCATGCGTTGGAAAGTCTAGAGTTTTTAGTTGTTCAGGAGTTATTTATGACAGAAACTGCAGCGTATGCGGATGTTGTATTACCGGGCATCAGTTATGCTGAAAAAGATGGGACGTTCACAAATACTGAGCGGAGAGTTCAAAGAGTTAGAAAAGCAGTTGAACCAAAAGGAAGCGCGCGTCAAGATTTTGAGATTTTCTGTGAGGTGATGACTCGCCTAGGCTATCCTTGTCATTATGATTCAGCTAAAGAAATCATGGAAGAAATTGCTGCAGTAACACCAACTTTTGGTGGTATCACTTATGAGCGTCTGGAAGAAACCGGAGGACTGCAATGGCCTTGTCGTACCTTAGATGATCCTGGAACGCCAATTATGCACGTAGGTAATTTTACGCGTGGTAAAGGTCTATTTATGGCTATCCCATACAAAAAAGCAAGAGAGTTGCCGGATGAACAGTATCCATATTTAATGTCGACTGGTAGAATGCTTTATCACTATAATACGAGAGCGATGACGGGTCGAACAGAAGGAATCAATCAAATTGCTGGTCGTTCATACATTGAGATCAATAGTGTCGATGCTGGTCGTCTTGGAATTCAAGAAGGGGATAAAGTCAAAGTGAGATCAAGACGTGGGACGATCGAAACTTATGCGGCAGTAGGAAATCGTGTGTTCCCGCAAGAAGTCTTTATGACCTTCCATTTTCCAGATGGAAATGTCAATGAACTGACAAATGCTGTGTTTGATGATATTGCGATCATCCCTGAATATAAGGTTTGTGCGGTAGATATCGTTCCAATCAAATAA
- the moaA gene encoding GTP 3',8-cyclase MoaA yields MKDSFNREIDYVRLSVTDRCDLRCTYCMPETGMCFLKKEEVLNQEEILFLLKTLAEHGITKVKITGGEPLARKDTVALIAEIKQIKGIEKVTMTTNGIQLKRYAQALKEAGLDGLNISIDTLDPVEYRTITRIGELKRVLDGLNEAINVELPNIKINTVARGELTDQEIIEIAGLAQNEALHVRFIELMPIGLGKGCPGRTQEELFSVIQSEYGRLNSFEQRLGNGPASYFSLPDFQGKIGFISALGHCFCATCDRIRITADGNLKTCLHMDEGCSLKPALTAQNKELLLTQIFSAIRKKPEKHHFLETQGDSRFMSQIGG; encoded by the coding sequence ATGAAAGATTCGTTTAATCGCGAAATTGATTATGTACGTTTATCTGTAACAGACCGTTGTGATTTGCGCTGCACATATTGCATGCCGGAAACTGGAATGTGTTTTTTGAAAAAAGAAGAAGTATTGAATCAAGAAGAGATTCTATTTTTGTTAAAAACACTGGCTGAACATGGAATCACAAAAGTCAAGATCACAGGTGGCGAACCTTTAGCAAGGAAAGACACAGTTGCTTTGATTGCTGAGATCAAGCAAATAAAAGGCATCGAAAAAGTGACGATGACAACGAACGGAATTCAACTAAAACGTTATGCACAAGCATTGAAAGAAGCAGGATTAGATGGATTGAATATCAGTATCGATACACTTGACCCAGTGGAATATCGAACGATCACGAGGATAGGTGAACTGAAAAGAGTTCTTGATGGACTGAATGAAGCGATCAATGTCGAATTACCCAATATAAAAATCAACACCGTTGCCAGAGGTGAGTTGACCGACCAAGAAATCATAGAAATAGCTGGATTAGCACAAAATGAAGCCCTTCATGTTCGTTTTATTGAACTGATGCCGATCGGTTTAGGAAAAGGCTGTCCTGGGAGAACGCAGGAAGAGCTTTTTTCTGTGATACAGTCAGAATATGGGCGATTAAATTCTTTTGAGCAACGTTTAGGGAATGGACCGGCAAGTTATTTTTCATTACCAGATTTTCAAGGCAAGATCGGATTTATTAGTGCATTAGGACATTGTTTTTGCGCTACGTGTGACCGTATTCGCATTACTGCGGATGGTAACCTCAAGACATGCCTGCATATGGATGAAGGCTGTTCTTTAAAACCAGCATTGACTGCACAAAATAAAGAGTTACTATTGACTCAGATTTTTTCAGCTATTCGAAAAAAACCAGAAAAACATCATTTTTTAGAAACTCAGGGAGATTCCCGTTTCATGTCACAAATTGGAGGATAA
- a CDS encoding MOSC domain-containing protein yields the protein MATGEIIGINISERRGTQKKEIPEVDLVKGFGLADDAHGGNWHRQVSLLSFEKITEFNERGARVGNGAFGENIIVSGIDLRRLPVGTKIQIGDASLVVTQIGKECHKHCQIYARVGDCIMPREGIFAVVVDEGHIKKGDTLEVV from the coding sequence ATGGCTACAGGAGAAATTATTGGTATCAATATTAGTGAACGAAGAGGAACACAGAAAAAGGAGATTCCAGAAGTTGATTTAGTGAAAGGCTTTGGTTTAGCGGATGATGCTCATGGTGGAAATTGGCATCGGCAAGTCAGCTTATTGTCTTTTGAAAAAATTACTGAATTTAATGAGCGCGGGGCTCGCGTCGGCAATGGCGCATTTGGTGAAAACATTATTGTTTCAGGAATCGACTTACGTAGATTACCAGTAGGTACAAAAATTCAAATCGGGGATGCGTCTTTGGTCGTGACTCAAATCGGAAAAGAATGCCACAAGCATTGTCAGATCTATGCTCGTGTTGGAGACTGCATCATGCCTAGAGAAGGGATATTTGCAGTTGTCGTAGATGAAGGTCATATCAAAAAAGGTGATACGCTTGAAGTTGTATAG
- a CDS encoding molybdopterin molybdotransferase MoeA, whose protein sequence is MIEVEAAQEKIRQAFPRQNNSESVSILEATGRVCAEDIYARVAVPTFSRAGMDGYAVIAAETVGASEEQPVCLAVVGTIYAGDQEIQTTEKKGVAYKIMTGAPIPTGFDAVIRQEWTDYGIEKVELYREVNKGLNYGGIGEDVFEGQKIISKGQLINSRTIGILAAQGMETVSVFQPLKVGLIVTGTELVSIGVPLTSGKIYDSNLYTLASFIQSGNSQLLFKERCPDDIKQLSERIKEKISSVDVLITTGGVSVGEKDYLPEVIDKIGGQQLFHCVNMKPGTPVMASCYADCLILSLSGNLFASVVNLHLFYWSFLAHAMDCAELNIQTRKVRLASDLKYSGIRRFIRAYEKDGVVSLISDQHFSSVFHNTLETNCLIDQPAKTSLKQGENVTVYYWKL, encoded by the coding sequence ATGATCGAAGTAGAAGCAGCACAGGAAAAAATTCGACAAGCTTTTCCTCGTCAAAATAATAGTGAATCTGTTTCGATTTTAGAAGCTACTGGTCGAGTGTGCGCAGAAGATATTTACGCTAGAGTAGCTGTACCTACATTTTCCAGAGCGGGGATGGACGGTTACGCAGTGATTGCCGCCGAAACAGTAGGAGCTAGTGAAGAGCAACCTGTTTGTTTGGCCGTTGTAGGAACCATTTATGCAGGGGATCAAGAAATCCAAACAACGGAAAAAAAAGGTGTTGCATATAAGATCATGACTGGAGCACCAATTCCAACAGGTTTTGATGCAGTGATCAGGCAAGAATGGACAGACTACGGCATAGAGAAGGTTGAGCTTTATCGTGAGGTAAACAAAGGATTGAATTATGGAGGAATCGGTGAGGATGTTTTTGAAGGTCAAAAGATTATTTCCAAGGGACAACTGATCAATAGTCGAACGATTGGGATTTTGGCAGCTCAGGGAATGGAAACGGTCTCTGTTTTTCAACCGTTAAAAGTAGGACTTATCGTAACTGGAACAGAACTTGTTTCAATTGGTGTTCCTCTGACATCTGGAAAAATCTATGACAGCAATCTTTACACGCTCGCTTCTTTTATCCAATCAGGCAATAGTCAGTTACTCTTCAAGGAACGTTGTCCAGATGATATAAAACAGCTCTCTGAAAGGATCAAAGAAAAAATTTCATCTGTTGATGTACTGATTACGACTGGCGGTGTCTCAGTGGGCGAAAAGGATTATTTGCCGGAAGTCATTGATAAAATCGGCGGTCAGCAGCTCTTTCATTGTGTGAATATGAAGCCAGGCACACCGGTCATGGCTAGTTGTTATGCTGATTGTTTGATTTTAAGTTTATCAGGGAATCTTTTTGCATCTGTGGTCAATTTACATTTATTTTATTGGTCATTTTTAGCTCATGCGATGGATTGTGCGGAATTGAACATCCAGACTCGAAAGGTGCGACTTGCTTCTGATTTAAAGTATTCAGGTATTCGCCGATTTATTCGAGCGTATGAAAAAGATGGAGTAGTTTCACTTATTTCAGACCAGCATTTTTCGTCTGTCTTTCACAATACACTGGAGACGAACTGCTTAATCGATCAGCCGGCAAAAACATCTTTAAAACAAGGGGAGAATGTGACTGTTTATTATTGGAAGCTTTGA